From Thermodesulfobacteriota bacterium, a single genomic window includes:
- a CDS encoding DUF6596 domain-containing protein — protein MKSKTKSTTLAQELKIKYEKYNLCFEAAYKGTNYEERDEYREVIKSTKELLKQPQADKPQTYALIAYMLLKASRLRAIINNVARVPDLKNQNRLLWDKRLINEGLEFINKSAGGTQVSEYHLRAGICACHALSKDYESTDWKKIVSLYDQYLEIDDSINIALERAYLICDFEGPKSAISALMQIDTKNNPERKVALNTSMAEFHIKLNEFTQAIEKLSQSHELSDNEKEKSAYLNKIEFCRQQIFLSKKYDQALSF, from the coding sequence ATGAAATCAAAAACCAAGAGCACCACTCTGGCTCAAGAACTAAAGATAAAATATGAGAAGTATAATCTTTGTTTTGAGGCCGCTTACAAGGGCACAAACTATGAAGAGCGCGATGAATACAGGGAAGTTATAAAGTCAACTAAGGAACTATTAAAACAACCTCAGGCTGATAAGCCCCAGACTTATGCGCTTATTGCCTACATGCTTCTTAAGGCATCAAGATTAAGGGCAATAATTAATAATGTGGCCAGGGTACCCGATCTAAAAAACCAAAATCGCCTTCTGTGGGACAAAAGACTTATTAACGAAGGGCTAGAGTTTATAAACAAATCAGCTGGCGGAACCCAGGTCAGCGAATACCACCTAAGAGCAGGCATATGCGCTTGTCATGCACTATCAAAAGACTACGAATCCACTGACTGGAAAAAGATAGTGTCACTGTATGATCAGTATCTGGAAATTGATGACTCGATCAATATAGCACTCGAAAGAGCATACTTAATTTGTGATTTTGAAGGGCCAAAATCTGCAATATCTGCACTAATGCAAATAGATACTAAAAATAATCCGGAAAGGAAAGTGGCGCTTAATACTTCAATGGCAGAATTTCATATAAAGCTTAACGAATTTACCCAAGCAATTGAAAAGCTATCTCAATCCCATGAACTTTCTGATAATGAAAAAGAGAAATCAGCATATCTAAACAAAATTGAATTTTGCAGACAGCAAATATTTCTATCAAAAAAATATGATCAAGCCCTATCGTTCTAA
- the murA gene encoding UDP-N-acetylglucosamine 1-carboxyvinyltransferase — MEKIIVEGGKRLEGEVVVSGAKNAVLPLMAACIIAEGKNTITNVPDLADVRTMIELLEILGAKVEFEKGTLVIDSTNMDTWEAPYDLVKTMRASVLVLGPLTSRFGRSKVSMPGGCAIGERPIDQHLKGLAILGAEIDIQEGYVETIAPKLKGGVIPFDVSTVTGTENLILSSVLAQGETVILNAACEPEVTDLANFLVQMGADISGVGTDIITIRGVEKLNPIKEYEVMPDRIEAGTFLVGSVLTQGDILVKNCRFENMGALIGKLIEAGAEITRENSGIRIKGTGEINSVDFTTLPYPGFPTDMQAQMMTLMSISNGLSIITETIFPQRFLHAGELRRMGADIKLVGNSAVVRGVPGLSGAPTMASDLRASASLVLAGLAGNGRTEVSRLYHLDRGYEELDKKLENLGARIWREKE, encoded by the coding sequence ATGGAAAAAATAATTGTAGAAGGCGGAAAAAGACTAGAAGGCGAAGTTGTAGTTAGCGGCGCTAAGAATGCAGTTCTGCCCCTTATGGCAGCATGCATAATTGCAGAGGGGAAAAACACGATCACTAATGTGCCCGACTTGGCTGATGTTAGAACCATGATAGAACTCCTGGAGATTTTGGGAGCAAAGGTTGAGTTTGAGAAAGGAACATTGGTAATTGACTCAACTAACATGGACACATGGGAAGCGCCCTACGATTTAGTAAAAACAATGAGAGCATCCGTCCTAGTTCTTGGCCCTCTTACTTCTAGGTTTGGCAGGTCTAAAGTCTCCATGCCCGGAGGCTGCGCCATTGGCGAGAGGCCAATTGATCAGCACTTAAAAGGACTAGCTATTCTGGGAGCTGAGATTGATATACAGGAAGGATATGTAGAGACAATTGCGCCAAAGTTAAAAGGCGGAGTAATTCCCTTTGATGTTTCAACTGTTACGGGAACAGAGAACCTTATTCTATCATCCGTTTTAGCACAAGGTGAGACGGTAATACTTAATGCAGCATGTGAGCCTGAGGTTACAGATCTGGCAAATTTCTTAGTTCAGATGGGCGCTGATATTAGCGGCGTCGGGACCGATATTATCACAATTAGAGGCGTTGAGAAATTAAATCCAATAAAGGAATATGAAGTTATGCCTGATAGAATTGAGGCTGGCACTTTTTTAGTCGGCTCTGTTTTAACTCAGGGTGATATACTGGTTAAAAACTGCAGGTTTGAAAACATGGGTGCTTTAATCGGTAAGCTGATTGAGGCAGGCGCAGAAATAACAAGAGAGAACAGCGGAATCAGGATTAAGGGTACTGGTGAAATTAACAGCGTAGATTTCACAACCCTTCCCTACCCTGGATTTCCAACCGATATGCAGGCGCAGATGATGACTCTTATGAGCATATCAAATGGACTGAGCATCATAACAGAAACTATATTTCCTCAGAGGTTCTTGCATGCCGGAGAGCTTAGGCGAATGGGCGCTGATATAAAGCTTGTTGGAAATAGCGCTGTTGTAAGGGGTGTGCCGGGACTAAGCGGAGCACCGACAATGGCAAGCGATCTTAGAGCAAGTGCGTCTCTCGTACTAGCAGGACTTGCCGGAAATGGAAGGACAGAAGTATCAAGGCTCTATCACTTAGACCGTGGATATGAGGAGCTTGATAAAAAACTTGAAAACTTAGGAGCTAGAATCTGGAGGGAGAAGGAATGA
- the egtB gene encoding ergothioneine biosynthesis protein EgtB, producing MASKQSSPNNENTKKAHSRQELIDSYKAVREFSHTLAEPLEIEDYVVQSMPDVSPTKWHLAHTSWFFETFVLSKVLPDYKSPNQQYAYLFNSYYVQAGERHFRPKRGLISRPTVEQTYNYRNHVDESMLNFMENANDKEWEDIESVVEIGIHHEQQHQELIVTDIKHVLSENPLHPIYRKANTNGKNPLATNELKWTSFNEGVYEIGNTGQGFGYDNEYPEHKAYLNEYKLGSRLITNSEYMEFIDDGGYKTPEIWLSEGWATVETNNWKAPLYWKEQNGSWMQFTLSGLREIEPSEPVTHVSYFEADAFARWAGGRLPTESEWEVAASDIEIDGNFVDNLNFHPVGLDQNSNGGNLKQMFGDVWEWTQSSYSAYPGYKTLPGALGEYNGKFMCNQMVLRGGSCATSKSHIRKTYRNFFPTNSRWQFMGIRLAKDGK from the coding sequence ATGGCATCTAAACAATCTTCTCCAAATAATGAAAATACCAAAAAAGCTCATTCCAGACAGGAGCTTATAGACTCTTATAAGGCTGTAAGAGAGTTCTCTCATACTTTAGCCGAGCCGCTTGAAATAGAGGATTATGTTGTCCAGTCAATGCCAGATGTAAGCCCGACTAAGTGGCACCTTGCTCATACTAGCTGGTTCTTTGAAACGTTTGTATTATCAAAAGTGCTCCCTGATTACAAGTCGCCAAATCAACAGTATGCGTATCTGTTTAACTCTTATTATGTGCAGGCAGGAGAGAGGCATTTTAGACCGAAAAGAGGACTTATATCAAGACCTACAGTTGAACAGACCTACAACTACAGAAACCATGTTGATGAGAGCATGCTTAATTTTATGGAGAATGCGAACGATAAAGAGTGGGAAGATATAGAGTCAGTCGTAGAGATAGGAATTCATCACGAGCAGCAGCATCAAGAACTAATAGTAACAGACATAAAACATGTGCTATCAGAAAATCCCCTGCACCCTATATATCGCAAAGCTAATACTAATGGTAAAAACCCATTGGCAACAAATGAGCTTAAATGGACTAGTTTTAATGAAGGAGTCTATGAAATCGGAAACACCGGACAGGGATTTGGATATGACAATGAGTACCCTGAGCACAAGGCTTATTTAAATGAATATAAGCTAGGTTCTAGACTTATTACAAACTCGGAATATATGGAGTTTATTGACGACGGCGGATACAAGACTCCTGAGATCTGGCTATCAGAAGGCTGGGCTACTGTTGAAACAAACAACTGGAAAGCCCCGCTATACTGGAAAGAGCAAAATGGCTCATGGATGCAGTTTACCCTAAGCGGCCTTAGAGAAATTGAGCCCAGCGAGCCAGTGACCCACGTTTCTTATTTTGAGGCAGATGCATTTGCCAGATGGGCAGGCGGAAGACTTCCAACTGAATCCGAGTGGGAGGTTGCTGCATCTGATATAGAAATAGATGGGAATTTTGTAGACAATTTGAACTTTCATCCAGTGGGTTTGGATCAAAATTCAAACGGTGGCAATCTAAAGCAGATGTTTGGGGATGTTTGGGAGTGGACGCAAAGCTCATACTCTGCATATCCCGGATATAAAACTCTCCCTGGAGCACTGGGAGAGTACAACGGTAAGTTTATGTGCAATCAAATGGTATTAAGAGGCGGCTCTTGCGCAACATCAAAATCACATATAAGAAAAACTTACAGAAACTTTTTCCCTACAAATTCCAGATGGCAGTTTATGGGAATAAGGCTAGCCAAAGACGGCAAATAG
- the ispE gene encoding 4-(cytidine 5'-diphospho)-2-C-methyl-D-erythritol kinase has protein sequence MSYIKLLSPAKVNLTLEILGLRQDGYHELRSIIQPVNLFDEVQIELEEGSGIDLDSNGLDIPKGSDNLAWKAADLFIKASGLESRVKIFIKKQIPQGAGLGGGSSNAGAVLVGLSRLTKALSEQELANIAPQLGADVSFFIRSQSAVMEGIGEKITTLREFPSFHYVIVCPNIHSSTQEVYQKWDELNNQKQIETISDEDFNKHIEDFNNKDVEPPLQNDLEPAAMALYPEIKAYKEILSSLGLKSVLMSGSGSCVFALFREEDEANEIYEYLKTSPTFRVFLAKTVKGWHKLI, from the coding sequence ATGAGTTATATAAAGCTTTTATCGCCGGCAAAAGTGAACTTAACCCTCGAAATTCTAGGGTTAAGACAAGACGGGTACCACGAGCTTCGCTCCATAATACAACCGGTCAACTTATTTGATGAGGTTCAAATTGAGCTAGAAGAGGGAAGCGGCATAGATCTTGATTCAAATGGTCTTGATATACCCAAAGGCAGTGATAATCTGGCTTGGAAAGCGGCGGATCTGTTTATAAAGGCAAGCGGGCTTGAGTCTAGAGTAAAAATTTTCATAAAAAAGCAAATACCCCAAGGAGCGGGACTTGGCGGGGGAAGCAGTAATGCAGGCGCAGTTTTGGTTGGTTTGAGCAGACTTACCAAAGCGCTATCTGAGCAAGAATTGGCAAATATTGCCCCGCAACTTGGAGCAGATGTGAGTTTTTTTATACGATCACAATCTGCAGTTATGGAGGGTATTGGTGAGAAAATAACGACACTTAGAGAATTTCCCTCATTTCACTACGTAATTGTTTGTCCCAATATTCATAGCTCAACTCAAGAGGTCTACCAAAAATGGGACGAGTTGAATAATCAAAAGCAGATTGAGACGATTAGTGATGAGGATTTTAATAAGCACATAGAGGATTTTAACAATAAGGATGTAGAGCCGCCGCTCCAAAATGACTTAGAGCCAGCGGCTATGGCTTTGTATCCTGAGATAAAAGCATACAAAGAGATTCTCTCCTCATTAGGGCTGAAATCAGTTCTTATGTCAGGTAGCGGCTCTTGTGTATTTGCCCTTTTTAGAGAAGAGGATGAGGCGAATGAAATATATGAGTATTTAAAAACAAGCCCGACCTTTAGAGTGTTCCTGGCAAAAACAGTTAAGGGCTGGCATAAGCTCATCTAA
- a CDS encoding gamma carbonic anhydrase family protein, with product MIYSLGERKVEILAEDYFIADNATVIGSVVIHNDVSIWFNVVIRGDNDVITIGEGTNIQDAVVIHTDGGIPLDIGKGVTVGHQAMLHGCTVGDNSLIGINSVILNNAKIGNNCIIGANSIVPQGKEIPNNSLALGSPAKVIKKVDEKVVEELKYSARHYIENFKRFKKELHKQD from the coding sequence GTGATCTACTCACTTGGAGAAAGGAAAGTTGAAATATTGGCTGAGGACTATTTTATTGCCGACAATGCAACAGTTATAGGCTCAGTGGTGATCCATAACGATGTAAGCATATGGTTTAATGTTGTGATTAGAGGCGATAATGATGTTATTACTATCGGCGAAGGTACAAATATTCAAGACGCGGTGGTAATACACACTGACGGGGGAATCCCACTTGATATCGGTAAGGGAGTAACTGTTGGTCACCAGGCTATGCTCCACGGATGCACAGTAGGCGACAACAGCTTAATTGGTATAAACTCTGTTATCTTAAACAACGCCAAGATTGGAAACAACTGTATAATAGGAGCAAATAGCATAGTGCCTCAGGGAAAGGAAATTCCTAATAACTCACTTGCTCTTGGATCACCAGCAAAGGTTATTAAAAAGGTAGATGAGAAAGTTGTAGAGGAGCTCAAATACTCTGCCAGGCATTATATCGAGAATTTCAAACGCTTTAAAAAAGAATTACATAAACAGGACTAA
- the hisG gene encoding ATP phosphoribosyltransferase: MITIAIARGRLLEEAGEVLIKAGYKVGSILKDSRKLIFEFPDQNLKFLIIRPTDIPAYVEYGAADCGIVGKDTLLEEKTDLYEPLDLRIGKCKLVVAGPKGFDFSKNRSLRVATKYPKTTYEHFTRLGVGAEIIKLYGSVELAPLVGLSDVIVDLSASGETLKKNNLVEYETIADITARLVVNRVSMKVKAQEIKELIERMKKVRKR, from the coding sequence ATGATTACAATTGCAATTGCGCGTGGGAGACTGCTAGAAGAGGCAGGAGAGGTCTTAATCAAAGCCGGCTATAAAGTAGGCAGTATTTTAAAAGATTCTAGAAAACTGATATTTGAGTTTCCCGATCAGAATTTAAAGTTTTTAATCATAAGACCTACAGACATTCCTGCATATGTAGAATACGGAGCAGCTGATTGCGGCATAGTAGGAAAGGACACTTTGCTTGAGGAAAAGACCGATCTTTATGAGCCGCTTGATCTTAGAATCGGAAAATGCAAATTAGTTGTAGCAGGGCCAAAGGGGTTTGACTTCTCAAAGAACCGCTCACTAAGGGTTGCAACTAAGTATCCAAAAACAACATATGAACATTTCACAAGGCTAGGTGTAGGCGCTGAGATTATTAAACTATACGGATCTGTAGAGCTTGCCCCACTTGTCGGGCTTTCTGATGTAATAGTCGATTTATCCGCAAGCGGAGAGACACTAAAGAAAAATAACCTTGTAGAGTATGAGACAATTGCCGATATAACCGCGCGATTAGTTGTTAATAGGGTAAGCATGAAGGTTAAAGCACAGGAAATAAAAGAGCTTATAGAAAGAATGAAAAAGGTAAGGAAAAGGTAG
- a CDS encoding glycine betaine ABC transporter substrate-binding protein → MIFAILICLFVISCTSSEEQNTEIKVGSKKFTESVILGEIITQLAESKGAQVNYRKELGGTRVLWNALRTGDIDIYPEYTGTITQEIHSSQDISSQAQLREQLSKQSIEMSDPLGFNNTYALGMKKERASELGIETISDLRNHPDLKFGFTSEFLNRGDGWPSIKKAYDLPQQNVTGLDHDLAYRGLESGHIDVVDLYSTDAEISYYNIKVLKDNEEHFKDYFAVLLYRSDLVSKNPDALSAILNLQGNISEQQMVDMNAQSKLQGVTDSVIASNYLRDENLADTTPVSETFLSRLYRNTLQHLFLVVISLSAAIIVSIPLGIFAYKNQKVGQLVLGIVGVIQTLPSLALLVFMIPFFGIGAVPAIVALFLYSLLPIVRNTYSGLKDIPTDIKESAEALGLSDFARLRLIEIPLASRSILSGIKTSAVINVGTATLGALIGAGGYGQPILTGIRLDNIGLILEGAVPAAVLALLVQGLFDLSERVLVPKGLRLSADNR, encoded by the coding sequence ATGATCTTTGCAATTCTGATATGTTTATTTGTAATTTCTTGCACAAGTTCAGAAGAACAAAATACTGAGATCAAAGTAGGTTCCAAAAAATTCACCGAGTCTGTAATATTGGGCGAGATCATAACACAGCTCGCAGAATCAAAAGGCGCCCAGGTGAATTATAGAAAAGAGCTTGGAGGCACAAGAGTTTTATGGAACGCGCTTAGAACAGGTGATATAGACATTTATCCTGAGTATACGGGGACAATCACCCAGGAGATCCACTCCTCACAAGACATCTCAAGCCAGGCGCAACTAAGAGAACAGCTTTCAAAACAGAGTATAGAAATGAGTGACCCTCTTGGTTTTAATAACACTTATGCACTTGGTATGAAAAAAGAAAGAGCCAGTGAGCTAGGTATAGAAACTATTTCCGATCTGAGAAATCATCCGGATCTTAAATTTGGTTTTACAAGCGAGTTTCTAAATAGAGGAGACGGCTGGCCGAGTATAAAGAAAGCCTATGATCTCCCGCAGCAAAATGTTACCGGGCTAGATCATGACCTAGCCTACCGAGGACTAGAGAGCGGCCACATAGATGTAGTTGATCTTTATTCAACCGATGCTGAGATATCTTACTACAATATAAAAGTTCTTAAGGATAACGAAGAACATTTTAAGGACTATTTCGCAGTACTACTTTATAGAAGTGATCTGGTCAGCAAAAATCCCGACGCACTTTCTGCGATATTAAATCTGCAAGGCAATATCTCAGAGCAGCAAATGGTTGATATGAATGCTCAGTCAAAATTGCAGGGCGTTACCGACAGCGTAATAGCATCTAACTATCTTCGGGATGAGAATTTGGCCGACACTACACCTGTAAGCGAGACATTTCTTAGTAGGCTCTACAGAAACACCCTTCAGCATTTATTTTTGGTAGTTATATCACTGAGCGCGGCGATTATTGTATCGATTCCTCTTGGCATATTCGCATATAAAAACCAGAAAGTCGGACAGTTAGTTTTAGGAATAGTGGGCGTAATTCAGACTCTACCTTCACTTGCTCTTTTAGTTTTTATGATACCGTTTTTCGGTATAGGGGCCGTGCCGGCAATTGTAGCACTATTTCTATATAGCCTGCTACCAATAGTTCGAAACACATATTCAGGATTAAAGGATATACCAACCGACATAAAAGAATCGGCAGAGGCACTCGGCCTAAGTGATTTTGCAAGACTTAGATTGATAGAAATCCCTCTTGCCTCTCGCTCAATACTCTCTGGAATAAAAACCTCAGCAGTAATAAATGTTGGAACTGCCACACTAGGCGCGCTTATTGGCGCCGGCGGATATGGTCAGCCAATCTTAACTGGAATAAGGTTAGACAATATTGGGCTGATCTTAGAAGGAGCTGTGCCTGCTGCTGTGCTTGCTCTTTTAGTACAAGGACTGTTCGATTTATCTGAGCGGGTACTTGTGCCAAAGGGCCTTCGGCTGTCAGCAGATAATAGATAA
- a CDS encoding DUF427 domain-containing protein: MSRKRIEPGPGQESVWDYPRPPRLEDSDKHIEVFFNDILIADSSDVKRVLETSSPPVYYIPTIDIEMKYFLPGEGRSLCEWKGAASYYDIKVHDKIVRNGAWYYPNPTPSFEAIKNYVAIYPQSMDACFVDGEVARAQAGNFYGGWITDDIVGPFKGEPGTQGW, from the coding sequence ATGAGCAGAAAAAGAATAGAGCCGGGGCCGGGACAAGAATCAGTATGGGACTACCCAAGACCCCCCAGGCTTGAAGATAGTGATAAACATATAGAAGTTTTTTTTAATGACATTCTGATAGCTGACAGCTCAGATGTAAAAAGAGTGCTTGAAACCTCAAGCCCACCAGTTTACTACATACCAACAATAGATATTGAGATGAAGTACTTTTTGCCCGGTGAGGGCCGCTCACTTTGCGAGTGGAAGGGCGCAGCTTCATATTACGATATTAAAGTGCATGACAAAATCGTCAGAAATGGGGCTTGGTACTACCCAAATCCTACACCATCATTTGAAGCAATAAAAAACTATGTTGCAATTTACCCCCAGAGTATGGACGCTTGTTTTGTCGATGGTGAGGTGGCCAGGGCTCAAGCAGGAAATTTCTACGGCGGCTGGATAACAGATGATATTGTAGGACCGTTTAAAGGTGAGCCTGGAACACAGGGTTGGTAA
- a CDS encoding ATP-binding cassette domain-containing protein codes for MINLTNITKRYGENLAVDDINLEIGTGSTTCLIGPSGCGKSTILRTIIGLIRPDIGKVSVDGEIINPSNIMHLRHKMGYVIQEGGLFPNLTAHENVSLMARYLGWQDSSIEKRIQELCALTKYPQDALSRYPIQISGGQRQRLSLMRALILDPDILLLDEPLGALDPLIRSELQKDLKQIFTKLEKTVVMVTHDIGEAAFFGDKIVLIKDGRMVQQGTIYDLAKTPADPFVTNFINAQRTHLDTLGDI; via the coding sequence GTGATAAACCTCACAAACATTACCAAACGCTACGGTGAGAATTTGGCCGTTGATGATATCAATCTGGAGATTGGGACCGGAAGTACCACCTGCTTAATCGGTCCGAGCGGATGTGGTAAATCTACAATTTTAAGAACAATTATAGGTTTAATAAGACCCGACATCGGCAAAGTCAGTGTTGATGGAGAAATAATAAACCCAAGCAACATAATGCATCTGCGTCACAAGATGGGATATGTAATTCAAGAGGGCGGACTCTTTCCAAACCTAACTGCTCATGAGAATGTCTCACTTATGGCTAGATATCTAGGTTGGCAGGACTCTAGCATAGAGAAGCGAATACAAGAGCTTTGCGCCCTTACAAAATATCCCCAGGATGCGCTGAGTCGGTATCCCATTCAAATCTCAGGTGGCCAAAGACAGCGTCTTAGCCTTATGCGCGCCCTTATACTAGACCCCGACATACTGCTTTTGGATGAGCCCCTCGGAGCTTTGGACCCCCTTATTAGGAGTGAGCTTCAAAAAGACCTAAAACAAATATTCACCAAACTCGAAAAAACAGTTGTCATGGTCACTCATGATATAGGAGAGGCTGCGTTTTTTGGAGACAAGATTGTTCTGATAAAAGATGGCCGAATGGTGCAGCAAGGAACCATATATGATCTGGCCAAGACTCCGGCTGATCCCTTTGTAACAAACTTTATCAACGCCCAGAGAACTCATCTGGACACATTAGGAGATATATAG
- the egtD gene encoding L-histidine N(alpha)-methyltransferase yields the protein MNRNLSRLKKFEPEKESLLEEILVGLNKEQKELPSKLFYDQKGSALFDEICELEEYYLTRTETSIMSENIGDICAVLGENCLLIELGSGSSKKIRLLLSGLKNPAGYVPIDISEEHLLSSVKTLASDYPELRILPVSADYTQPFSLPNYEFTPSKKVVYYPGSTIGNFEPDYAAKFLNDIGKRLGSGTGLLIGVDLKKDTKTLEDAYNDKKEITAEFNLNILERINREHGSDFILEDWEHFAFYNEHHGRIEMHIKSLTEQRVYIDGADIEFSQGETILTEYSYKYSIEDFENLISDSYELKKVWTDKNNKFGILYFEVQ from the coding sequence ATGAATAGAAACCTTAGCAGATTAAAAAAATTTGAACCAGAGAAAGAATCTCTACTAGAAGAAATTCTAGTCGGTCTTAACAAAGAGCAAAAAGAGCTTCCGAGCAAGCTTTTTTATGACCAAAAAGGCTCAGCGCTTTTTGATGAAATCTGCGAGCTTGAAGAATATTATCTAACCAGGACCGAGACCTCAATTATGAGTGAAAATATTGGGGATATTTGCGCAGTTCTTGGTGAGAACTGTCTTTTGATTGAGCTTGGAAGCGGAAGCAGTAAAAAGATACGGCTTTTACTTTCAGGACTTAAAAATCCTGCGGGATATGTGCCTATTGATATATCTGAGGAGCATCTATTAAGCTCGGTAAAAACTCTAGCGAGTGATTATCCCGAGCTCAGGATCCTTCCTGTATCAGCTGATTACACACAGCCATTTAGTCTTCCTAATTATGAATTTACTCCATCTAAAAAAGTGGTTTATTATCCAGGCTCTACTATTGGTAATTTTGAGCCTGATTATGCAGCTAAATTTTTAAATGATATAGGTAAAAGGCTTGGCAGCGGCACTGGGCTGCTCATAGGTGTTGATCTTAAAAAAGACACTAAAACTCTTGAGGATGCCTATAACGATAAGAAAGAGATCACGGCAGAGTTTAATCTAAATATTCTAGAGAGGATCAACCGTGAGCACGGATCTGACTTCATTTTGGAAGATTGGGAACATTTTGCATTTTATAACGAGCACCACGGCAGAATTGAAATGCACATTAAAAGCCTTACTGAGCAAAGAGTATACATAGATGGGGCTGATATAGAATTTTCACAGGGCGAGACAATACTGACAGAATATTCATACAAATATAGTATTGAGGATTTTGAGAATCTGATATCGGACTCATATGAACTTAAAAAAGTTTGGACAGATAAAAATAATAAGTTTGGCATCCTTTATTTTGAAGTACAATAA
- a CDS encoding CAP domain-containing protein → NPAPPTNQPIAAPTPAPTAQPTSQPTSPTPFPIPTQAPNPTPAPTPLPTAAPTPRPTSSPPGGLNDFQSEVLDLVNNARAQARNCGSDFFPSAPPVGWDERIQDAAQLHSEDMADNQNFSHTGTNGSDTGDRLLMQNYNWNSWGENILVGLDNAPDAVDAWIGSSGHCSIIMSPSLREVGAGFAQGIFQGRTSFYWTLVFATER, encoded by the coding sequence AATCCTGCGCCCCCAACTAACCAACCTATAGCTGCGCCAACGCCAGCCCCGACTGCTCAGCCGACATCTCAGCCTACAAGTCCAACTCCTTTCCCAATACCAACTCAAGCCCCAAACCCAACACCCGCTCCAACACCACTTCCAACCGCGGCTCCCACGCCACGCCCCACCAGCTCACCTCCCGGAGGGTTAAATGATTTTCAATCAGAGGTTTTAGATTTAGTGAATAATGCCCGGGCGCAAGCAAGAAATTGCGGTTCAGATTTCTTTCCTTCAGCACCACCAGTGGGTTGGGATGAGAGAATACAGGACGCTGCTCAGCTTCATTCTGAGGATATGGCGGACAATCAAAACTTTAGCCATACAGGCACTAACGGTTCAGACACTGGAGACAGACTACTGATGCAAAACTATAATTGGAACTCATGGGGAGAGAATATTCTAGTAGGTTTAGACAACGCGCCAGACGCTGTAGACGCTTGGATAGGATCTTCAGGGCACTGCAGCATAATTATGAGCCCTTCGCTAAGGGAGGTAGGGGCAGGATTTGCTCAAGGAATTTTTCAGGGCAGAACATCCTTTTATTGGACACTCGTATTTGCAACAGAGAGATGA